From Monomorium pharaonis isolate MP-MQ-018 unplaced genomic scaffold, ASM1337386v2 scaffold_526, whole genome shotgun sequence, one genomic window encodes:
- the LOC118648574 gene encoding stress response protein NST1-like: MSGEWRVAKEKAKRKLKESEKRAKRIKEREAKIRERREEERRRRREKRIIWRGVDGEDAEERRDLVEIIMEDALGRTVGVREIEERRGEDGRQVLIMELEDIKDKKEILRKSMEIRGEWGIGSVR, encoded by the coding sequence aTGAGCGGAGAATGGAGAGTGGCAAAGGAAAAAGCTAAGAGAAAGCTAAAGGAAAGTGAGAAAAGAGCAAAGAGAATCAAGGAAAGAGAGGCAAAGAtacgagagagaagagaggaagaaaggagaaggagaagagagaagaggataATATGGAGAGGAGTGGATGGTGAAGATgcagaagagaggagagactTAGTAGAAATTATCATGGAGGATGCTTTAGGCAGGACGGTTGGAGTAAGAGAGATtgaggagagaagaggagaagacGGAAGACAGGTTTTGATTATGGAATTAGAGGATATAAAGGACAAGAAAGAGATTCTGAGGAAGAGTATGGAGATAAGGGGAGAATGGGGAATAGGATCTGTCCGATGA